The Mytilus galloprovincialis chromosome 2, xbMytGall1.hap1.1, whole genome shotgun sequence genome has a window encoding:
- the LOC143063337 gene encoding uncharacterized protein LOC143063337, whose protein sequence is MTYHPAMEHYSDSEDNVDIDGTSDDEYSDSEKMFPNKSNSPGCSECGVTNSKSAKLTVKPSFLITDILSDRKSQSKDTSCSDKTHLKESCDTDSEDFIPHRHDRFSEHCHYSNKSKKPRKARTAFTDHQLNSLEKHFERQKYLSVQDRMELAAKLALTDTQVKTWYQNRRTKWKRQTAVGLELLAEAGNYANVQRMMMNPYWPPYSAEPHHGLYPSVNSLYLRQSTPLSPRAVMPHMFL, encoded by the exons ATGACTTATCATCCTGCTATGGAACACTACTCAGATTCCGAAGACAACGTGGATATTGATGGCACCAGTGATGATGAATATAGCGATTCAGAAAAAATGTTTCCGAATAAATCAAACTCACCGGGATGTTCCGAATGTGGTGTAACAAACTCAAAATCTGCCAAATTAACAGTGAAACCTTCATTTCTCATAACTGACATTTTATCGGACAGAAAATCCCAGAGTAAAGACACTTCATGTAGTGATAAAACACACTTAAAAGAATCATGTGATACAGACTCAGAAGATTTCATCCCTCATAGACATG aTCGATTTTCAGAACACTGTCATTACAGTAACAAATCAAAAAAACCGAGAAAAGCCAGGACTGCATTTACGGACCATCAATTAAATAGTCTGGAAAAACATTTCGAAAGACAGAAATATTTAAGTGTTCAAGATCGAATGGAATTAGCAGCTAAACTCGCCCTGACAGATACACAAGTCAAAACATGGTACCAAAATAGAAG AACAAAATGGAAAAGACAAACAGCTGTCGGACTAGAACTGTTAGCTGAGGCAGGAAATTACGCAAACGTACAACGAATGATGATGAATCCATATTGGCCACCTTATTCAGCAGAACCCCACCATGGACTCTATCCGAGTGTTAATAGTCTCTATCTACGACAATCTACACCGCTGTCTCCACGTGCAGTGATGCCACACATGTTTTTGTAG